In Brassica napus cultivar Da-Ae chromosome A3, Da-Ae, whole genome shotgun sequence, the sequence ATAATCAGAAACATGAGTTATATGCAAGAGTTACATTTCATGTTGCGAGAGCCAAAAACCCATCAAAAGGAGGTTGAGATGAAATTTACCTCACTACATCCACTGCCTGGCCCAGCTTCTTTCTTTCGTTTAACGCTTGTCtaatttgaatgtttttttttctttttaatttattgttacGTATGTGAACGCTGATCTCTAATTGACTTCTTCGTCACCACATTTAGTTTACATagacaaaatatgaaattcGAGAACACCTTTAATAATTTCGTCAACGGCTCACCTCTTCCTTCATGTACAAGAAGTTTATTTCTCTATTTGCAGTGTCACctctatatattttcaaacGGTTAGATTTTATTACTAAATCAGATCGTTTCAATTTAGAGCATGGGAAACTAAATGCATCAActcgttttttttaaaagaagacCCTTGTTCTTAAAGGAAATGTCTAAGAAACCAAATGCATCATCTCCAGATTTGGTTCGAGGCAGAATGTTTGGTGGTGTTGTGCCGAGACCAGATTGATAAGAAAAGCTAACCACAGGTTGAGGAAGGAAAACAATACATTTTTGCTGTACACAAATATTTTCAAAGCCATTGTcactaataatattaaattatttcagGTTTTTCctatttattcaactttaatAGAGATTAAAAAATAACAAGGATAGAGTAGATGAGTAAAACATGAGTTCACTTCATACATCACACACAACAATAAAGAGCCGCTTAACCAAAGCAAACAAATCAAAGGATAACAAAGAAGATTTGCTCACTCTCTCTATCACTTAGCCATCATGACTTTAACGAATTCATCATAGTTGATCTGACCATCGCCATCAACATCAGCTTCTCGGATCATCTCATCAACCTCCTCATCGGTTAGTTTCTCCCCAAGGTTTGTCATCACATGTCGAAGCTCCGCCGCAGAGATGAAACCGTTCTGGTCCTTATCAAAAACCCTGAAGGCTTCCTTGAGCTCTTCCTCTGAGTCAGTGTCCTTCATCTTCCTCGCCATCAGGTTCAGGAACTCTGGGAAATCGATGGTCCCGTTCCCGTCTGCGTCGACCTCATTGATCATGTCTTGGAGCTCAGCTTCAGTTGGGTTTTGCCCCAGAGACCTCATCACGGTTCCGAGCTCCTTGGTGGTGATGCAACCTGCAACCACACCCCAATGTATAAAGCTTTAGAGAGAACAAGACTTTCCAAATACAATAATCAAAGCTCTTCCTACTAGTTATATCATGTCAATGCATTTCTTATTAAGTGAACAGTATccgataaaaaaataaataagtttcaATCTTGTCAAagttttttaaattgttaattaaaatgaattatttCTGTGATTATTACATGTTTTCTAAGTGCATTGTGCATTGTACTTAGGAAACCTtgtaataaaagaaaataaaatattcttgtCCGAATCTCAAATCATTAAATGGTAACAAATCTCTAGCCATTTTCGTTCTATTGAAAACACGTCTCCCTAAGAAATGATACCTACACCGATCAAGTCATGAATCGTTACATGCCACGAAACTAGATCGGTTCACGAATTCAAGTAAAACAAAGACGGATTGCacagagaaataaaaaaaaaaatatccagaacTCAAAGATCGACTAGGGAGAGAGATAAACGAGAAGGATCTGGGGGAAAGAAGATAATACCATCTCCATCCTTATCGAAGAGGCTAAAGGCTTCCTTGAACTCTGAGATCTGGTCATCGGTCAGCTGATCCGccatttttttcctttctccTAAGCTTTTTTCCGCAAATCTGAGAGTTTGATTTACTTTCTTTTTGCTGGTTTCCCCTGCAATAGTTTATAAAGTGAGCCAAAGCCTAGCCCAATGTTATATAATTTGGGCCCTTTAGAGATGCGGTATATACAGTGTAACGAAAAAAAAGTTAACCGCCGTTgccgggaatcgaacccgggtcacccgcgtgacaggcgggaatacttaccactatactacaacgacATTGATGTACTCACAAACGTCCTAGATTTATTTAAATAGATTTtccaatattttataatattaaacttGCAATTCTACATTAGTACTGAGAAATATAAGTCCACAAAAGTAAGATAACATAACTAATCAAGCTAATTATTAGCTTTCATACAAACTCAATATGACAGGGAACTAATCAGGAAAACTATATGTCAAATttgaataatgaaaataaaacaagttGACCTTTACATAGTCATAAAGAAATATATCAACTTGATGGATCATAAAGACAGATATTAGAGGTAGAGGTAGAAACTTGTTTGATAAGCTGATCAGGAAAACTCGTTTTGGTTAAGCACCCTTGCTAGAATTTTCTTGGCCCataaatgtttatttatattttcctaggaataaaataaaagaatatgtaAAAAGTACtcgtaattatatatttaataaagaaaaacgAACCAATAAGGGTCGTCGATTAAGTGGTAAGGGGTCCACAGAGTCGAAACAACTTCGCATCTATCGAAACAAAAAAGTATAAATACCCCCTCTCGATTTCCCTtcattcaccaaaaaaaaaaaaaagctttcttTCAGCAAAGCCGAAAAGACTTGACGGGCGATGACTTCTTCTCGCGAAGATCCAGAGATCCTCCCCGACGCTGCCGAAGATGAACCCAATCTCCCCGTTAACCCCGATTCCGTCAATCAACAACAACCCCCCACCCTTCTCCCTCTATTCGATTGCGTGGCTCTGGACAAGCTCTGCCACGTGGCGGAGATGCTCCAGGATCGGGAGAGGCAGCGAATCCGCGAAGAGGCTGAGATAGCTGAGAAGAGGCGGCGGTGGGCTGAGGAGAGAGCGGAGGCGCACAGACAGTACGTTTTCGAAGTGGCTAAGGCTTACGCTCTCGAATTGCACTCTGATCAAGCTCCCAAAAGCAAAGACGATgacgaagaagaggaggaggttgTGAAAGGGAAGAGTCGATTCGATGATGCTAAGAAGGCgatcaagaagaggaggagataCTCTAGTAGATCGAGTGATGCACCGTGCGGTGGAATTGAGCTGAGTATGACGAGGCATAGGACGGCTCCTACGTTGACAGAGCTGTGTATGAGAGTTCTTGCTGAAAACTCTGAAGCGATCGAGTCTTTGCACCTTGTCCCTGACcacttgaagaagaagatctcGAGTCTTGTTAGTGATTCGAGTAAAGTAGATAAAGCTTTTATGCAGCTTCTTGTGGATGATTCTCCTTCAGAGGTTTCTGTGAAGAATTGCGTTGACTTGGAGGAGGAAGACTTGACTCAGATCCTCTCTGAATGTGATAGAGTTAGCTTACAGGTAGTTTTTTAGTTCTTGATTATTTTGTTGTGGCTATTGTTTTTGATGTTCTTGATTCTCTTAGGTGTTGAATCTTGATCTCTGCGGACGAGCTATGACGGAGAACGCTATAACCGAGTTCTTGAAACGCTCTCCCTACGGGTTCCCTTCGTTGACTAGGCTTTCTCTTCAAGGAGCGTTCTGTTTAACAGACAATGCGTTGGCTTTGATATCTAGATCAGCTCCTCTGCTTCGGGTTGTTAACCTCTGCGATTGCTCTCTTCTGACATTCCAAGCTGTGAAGATTCTTGCGGATTACTTTGGTTCCACTCTTAGAGGGCTTAACATTGGAGGGTGCCAAGGGATTAAACCGTGTGATGTCTTTAGGACCAGCTTGAGTAGGTTCGAGAAGTTGAGCTCTCTCTCGGTTGCTGGACTTGAAGGGATTCATGATGTTGTTGTTGAGTTCTGTACTTCCCGGGGATCCAGTCTCACTGATCTTTCTCTAGCTTCTTGCGTGTAAGTTTTGAATCATGGAACTAATTGGATGCTTTTTGACCATTGAAGCTAATGTTTTTGACTTTTATGTATGGTGATCAGAGGGGTGAATGATGGAACTCTTTGGACTGCTGGGAGATATTGTCCTAACCTGGAAGCTCTTGACATCTCAGAGTTGGATAGTTTGACTGATGCGTCATTGAAAGAGATCACAGATGGTTGCAGATCTTTGCGCTCAGTCAAATTTACAAGAAACCGATTCAGGTTTGCTCTAAGTCTCaccatttgttttcttttttaacataACTTTTGTAGACTGTTGTTAATACCAATCTATGTGCTTCCTTTGACAGTGATGAAGGTGTAGCCGCGTTTCTTGAAGTCTGTGGTGGTTCTATTAACAACCTCAGCCTAAACAATGTCAGAAATGTAAGTGTTTTAGTAACCAAAAGGATCATGCTCTTGATATAAGTTGGCTTCTCCCAAGTGTTTAAAGTAGTTGTTGTGTGTTTTTTAAACAGGTCGGCCAAGAAACTGCTATTTCGCTCGCCAAATATTGTAAGAGGTTGCATTATTTGGACCTCTCGTGGTGTAGAAAACTCACAGAAGAAGAACTAAGACAGATCATGAGTTGCTGCTCGTTACTTAGATCGCTTAAGTTATTTGGATGGACGCAGGTATGAACATAGTAAAGAAGGCTGCAATAAAGCCTACACTTGTGCCTTTTAATGTTGAATTCAACCATGAGATGATCTGTGTAAAGCACTTAAATGGCGGTATTATACTTTTGTAGGTGACGGAGGACTTTCTGGAAGATCTTTCAAGATCAGAAGTTAGCATCGTTGGATTGAAGATGACTTCACTATTCGCTCATCCTGATGACTCTTATCCAAGTGTAGATGCCAAGTGCTTCTGATGAGTACACAAGTTTTGGCCATGTTTTATACTAAGTCATGAACCATCTTTTATTGTTAGACTAAAACATCTCCAGAGGTTTATAGTAAAGAGTCTACAAATAGACTAAGTCATGAACCATCTTTTATTGTTAGACTAAAACATCTCCAGAGGTTTATAGTAAAGAAGCTACAAATAGATTAACAGTCGTTACAATGTCTTGTGTAGTTCACTAAAAACAAAAGATTCCTTTGAACCAGTGGAAATCTACAGACAaagctttctctcttctctttctgtGTAAACTGTCTCCCATTTTGTCTTTAAGATTGCCAAACCTTACAAAGAGTTGTGAATGTATATCAGAGACACAAGTCTTTTTATTCAAAGACTCAAAACGGTACAATATCACATTTGAAGTGTAGAAAAGAGTAGAGATTTTAGAAAGGTTCAGTTAGTGGAAGCAGAGCTGGGTCTATGGTCCTTGTTGCTGGTCAACCTTCTCCTTCTCATCCACTTTGTCTCCAGAGATGACGGAGAAGCGGCTCCTTCCGCTGGAGGGAGCTCACAAGGAAGCGCCATAGCACTGCTGGTGAAGGCGTTGAGAACAAGGAAGGCCAAAATGGGAGACAAATCCAATCCTCCTAGAGGCGGTATGACTCCCCGGAATATGTTCAAGTATGGATCGCATAAAGTGCTGTTACAAGGTAAACACATAGTTAGCATTCAACAAAAGAAATGCAAGATTCTCTAATCAAAATCCTTAAACCATTCAAGAGTCGCGTTGATCCCAAAGAAACTTCCTCATTGACAAGATTGGCATTTCTGAATAGGAGCAGGGAAACAGTTACCTGAGGGGGCTAACAATGGCAGGAGGAGCAGTAGGGAACCAGGTGAGTACTAGACGGACAACAAGGACGTTGCTATATATGTTGAGGAAGTTTATCAACCCGTTAGCAACCACCAGTCCTGCAACTGAATCTCCAGGCAGAACCGCTGCAAACCCGTGATTAGCCATCGCAAAACTCACCCTTGTAGTGTTTCTCAAACGAATCTGAAAAAAGGCTCTTTCACCTTTAACCAGAAGCAATGCACACAAAAAACTTACCCTTTACTTATCCTCTGAAACAGAGTTTCAACTTTACTAATACTTATACATAGTGAAGAGTGGAACCAAAAAAGATCCTAACTTTAGGACATAGCAATGTGAAAACGTTGTCTGAAGATTGCTAAGTGATATAACAATGTCGATTTGCATAAGCAGGAACAGAGAATCTACCTCGTCGCAAAGACAGCGAAACTCGGAGGACAAGCGAACAGCTTCTTGAAATAAAGGGTTTCTAGAGGCGAGTGAATGGAAGAACCCTGAGAATTTCTCAGTGACAGAGACAAGAGAACGATGGAGGTCTTGAATCAATTTGACGGAGTCTGAAGCTGGTGGTAGAAGTAGCAAACTGGGTTTGTTCGGACGCACGAGAGGTGTTTGCGTAAATGCCGATGATAGGGAAACAAAAAAGTTCGGTATCGGTCCTGACGGAGATGATTTCAGGATTTTGATAGCTGGTTCGTTCGCACTCGCCTCCATTGCTGCAGAGCTCCGAGATTTTTCGTCCAATGGGAAGCTGAAAGCAGATAAAGTTCATACAGGTAACACGTGGCATTGTTTAAATCACTATGTCCGAGAGACCCTAATCCTCTAGTTCACTCAGAAGGTGTTACCTACTCGAGAAGGAGAAGCCTAGATGCTAATCCTCTAGTTCGCTCAGAAGGTCTTAAATAAACAAGCCTTCCAAGGTTTTGTATATTTCACTTTGTATTGAGCTTACTATTATGTAAGAGATTATTGGATCTTGTAATTATTCATGAGTTGGAGGTTGCAACATATTTACACATAATGTACAATCTTTAACCTTAGCATATCACTGACATTATCACTGGCAATATAATCGAACAATGGACCAATAAAAACTACTACtattaacatgatttttgtgaAAGTTTCTTCTGTGACTTATGTTACACAGCAACATATTCTCACCGGCAAAACCCACTTCCGGTTTGGTAAATAAGTAGAAGTAAAATTAGATATAAGAGAACCCACTTTCTTCTGGGCCATACCCAAAGAAAATGCGTCTTCGTAGAAATGTCCTTAGAGAAGGTTCGGTAAATCAATATAACTTGGATAAGAACAAGAAAGGATCCATTAAAACGTTTGAAACTCGTCTACACATTCTCCAGATGTTACTCCAAAAAATACTTGTAAaactagaaaatataaaaatgttatcgGTCCTACGAGTCAGTGGACCCAATACCATTCGCCGTCGTCGGAAAACACCTCGGAATATCAGCCACCGAATACGATCTCCACGCACAAAAACCCGACGACTTCAAATTACCGGAAGACCCTTGACTCCTAGGATGCAGCGGGGGAAGCATCATCTTCCTCGGAAGGGATCCAGAGATCGTCGGACTTGTTCCCGTCGACGAGTCTCCACCGGAGGAAGATCCTTCTCCGGCCAACACCCCGGCAGCAACCGCCATGGCAAGCGCCAACGCGCTCCTGCTCGAGCTCATCATCTGTTTCTTAGAGATCCTTCCACGTGGAGTCGTCTTCTTGTTCTCCCAAATCTGATGGCAGAGGAGATTCCTCCTCCTCCGACCGTAAGGATTCTCAGGCTTCGCTACGTCTTTCATCGAAGATGAAGAAGCCAACGCCGACGCAGCACCCGCAGCTAAATTCGTGAAAGACTTTGACTTTCCATTGTAATACTTCGATATCCCTTTCCTACACAAACCACATTCAAACAATCAGGAAAAAAACTCGGTACTTTTGTCTTAAAAATGTTTCTAGAAACTTTGAC encodes:
- the BNAA03G08280D gene encoding protein OXIDATIVE STRESS 3 LIKE 2, which encodes MSTEMDRIESYVLNVSGDHLYDRSSSESFSSPSSSIGRNSDDDDHDGEDGVGENEAESPYKCPLDLMESLEEALPVRKGISKYYNGKSKSFTNLAAGAASALASSSSMKDVAKPENPYGRRRRNLLCHQIWENKKTTPRGRISKKQMMSSSRSALALAMAVAAGVLAGEGSSSGGDSSTGTSPTISGSLPRKMMLPPLHPRSQGSSGNLKSSGFCAWRSYSVADIPRCFPTTANGIGSTDS
- the LOC106441548 gene encoding EIN3-binding F-box protein 1; translated protein: MTSSREDPEILPDAAEDEPNLPVNPDSVNQQQPPTLLPLFDCVALDKLCHVAEMLQDRERQRIREEAEIAEKRRRWAEERAEAHRQYVFEVAKAYALELHSDQAPKSKDDDEEEEEVVKGKSRFDDAKKAIKKRRRYSSRSSDAPCGGIELSMTRHRTAPTLTELCMRVLAENSEAIESLHLVPDHLKKKISSLVSDSSKVDKAFMQLLVDDSPSEVSVKNCVDLEEEDLTQILSECDRVSLQVLNLDLCGRAMTENAITEFLKRSPYGFPSLTRLSLQGAFCLTDNALALISRSAPLLRVVNLCDCSLLTFQAVKILADYFGSTLRGLNIGGCQGIKPCDVFRTSLSRFEKLSSLSVAGLEGIHDVVVEFCTSRGSSLTDLSLASCVGVNDGTLWTAGRYCPNLEALDISELDSLTDASLKEITDGCRSLRSVKFTRNRFSDEGVAAFLEVCGGSINNLSLNNVRNVGQETAISLAKYCKRLHYLDLSWCRKLTEEELRQIMSCCSLLRSLKLFGWTQVTEDFLEDLSRSEVSIVGLKMTSLFAHPDDSYPSVDAKCF
- the LOC106435093 gene encoding ylmG homolog protein 2, chloroplastic, which translates into the protein MEASANEPAIKILKSSPSGPIPNFFVSLSSAFTQTPLVRPNKPSLLLLPPASDSVKLIQDLHRSLVSVTEKFSGFFHSLASRNPLFQEAVRLSSEFRCLCDEIRLRNTTRVSFAMANHGFAAVLPGDSVAGLVVANGLINFLNIYSNVLVVRLVLTWFPTAPPAIVSPLSTLCDPYLNIFRGVIPPLGGLDLSPILAFLVLNAFTSSAMALPCELPPAEGAASPSSLETKWMRRRRLTSNKDHRPSSASTN
- the LOC106435081 gene encoding calmodulin, whose amino-acid sequence is MADQLTDDQISEFKEAFSLFDKDGDGCITTKELGTVMRSLGQNPTEAELQDMINEVDADGNGTIDFPEFLNLMARKMKDTDSEEELKEAFRVFDKDQNGFISAAELRHVMTNLGEKLTDEEVDEMIREADVDGDGQINYDEFVKVMMAK